The window GTCATGTGACACCCGACACAGGCCTCAAGGTTCTATAGCGTTTATCCGCAATAATGGATCGTTCGCTAGCCAATCGTACCCCGGGTCCAGACGCAACCGTGGACTATTTGCTGTCGCGGTTGCGCCTCGACAGGTGTGCTTTCCGAACAGCGGAGTCTACGCTCAAACGTGGCAAACGATCCTTAACATTTCCTTCCTATTCGCCATCGCCAGCGTTAAAGGTGAACGCAAAGGTTAGAGTGTGTGCGTGGGGGTGCGACTGACCTTTGCTTGAAGGCTGAGCGTGTCGCATTTCTCCTCTGGGTGAACTCTGACCTTCTCTTACTTGGTGCTTGCCGGGGACCGTCTGGCTCTTACACAGGCGAGAGTCAGGTGACTGTcagacttttattttgaagttttcagagcctgaaataCACAAAAAGTTCAAATTAAATAACCTTTTATATGTAGTACATTGCCTCGACTCACCGAAGGCGCTTGGGGTGGTCCGATCCGGTTACGGCGGACGCACACGTGAGTCGTCATTCCCACCCGCTCCCTGGGCCTCCCGCCGGGTCCGCCCCCCGGGCGGCCGCAGTACATAAAAAGCGGGCGCGGCCCCCTCGGAGGACACTTCCTCGTGGCCGTGGGAACCTTCCTCTTGCTCGGGCAGACCGCCGACACCAGCAACCCCCCCCACAGAAGACAGCTGAGGTAGGCCGCCCCCCCACGCCCGGCCGCCCCCGTCATTTGTgtgcttttcttgttttttggaGGCAACTTTCACATCAAGGTCAGAGTTgagacaaacaggaagtgaggacAAAGTGCAGGGGGTGGGCCAAACTTGGCTTTTAACTCTTTcaagtgccattgacaatgatagacggcCACTCAAaagtagacgtccgatccattggAAGGGGGAGGCTGGCAGCGGATGGAAAGAGATAAATAGATTTGTATTATATAACGAACAAAGTCATGCTCGAAAGTGGCGTCTTTGAAGCTAATTTAGGAATTAAGCGTTTCGTAAagaaaatttgaaataaaatattcaatttctgtattttttattgcttttacatttatttactgtTATCGCCATTAATTTAATGATAATTAAGCATCCAATTAATTAGAAAACAGTTCCTTTACATACCTTATATTAAATTAAGATGAAAATGTACTCAAAGGCTttcattttattgattattattaccATGCACTTCACAATTTAGTTTCATATGCTCCTAATTTTTATAGATTGGTCATAATTCGCTCTATGCTAATGAGATGAATAGAATAAAAAGGAAAACGGCTTTCTATTCGATATCCTTTGACGACAATTACTGTCAAGCAGATGCTTTCGTTCATAGGAAACGATTAGAGAAGGTCACGATATTAATAGCGCAAATATTTCAAGAGAGTAGAGCCCCCCTGACCCCCTCCTCGATTGCGATTGGCCGAGAGCAAAAGGTCAGCTTGTTAAGTCAACGAACGACACGCCCTCTACTTCCTATCCACAGACAGGATGTCCATCACAAAGATCCACGCTCGGGAGATTCTCGACTCCAGGGGGAACCCCACCGTGGAAGTGGACCTTTGGACCGCCAAGGGTGAGCGGCGAGGGCAACGTTAGCTTAGCCTCGCCGTCCCCTCACACTCGGGCGTCTTTCCTCAGGTCACTTCAGAGCGGCCGTCCCCAGCGGCGCCTCCACTGGCGTCCACGAGGCACTGGAGCTGCGCGACGGTGACAAGGCCCGCTACCTGGGCAAAGGTACCCCACGGCCCCCCGCCGCCAGTTCCCCTTCCCCGATAAGACCCCTGACGCTGGCGCAATGACTATTTTAGGAACCCTGAAGGCAGTGGACCATGTCAACAAGGACATCGCCCCCAAGCTCATCGCCAAGGTCGCTAGCATCACGCAAAGCCGTGGAttcggctaaaaaaaaaaacatcacatacCTTTTTGTCGTTGCAGAACTTCAGCGTGGTGGAGCAGGAGAAGATCGACAACTTCATGCTGGAAGAGGACGGCACCGAAAACAAATGTAAGCCCACCCGTCCGTCCGGTCCGGTCCCGGTCCGGTCCGCCGGCCGTGCCCTACCGTCTGTGCTCTTCCGCAGCCAAGTTTGGCGCCAACGCCATCCTGGGCGTGTCCCTCGCCGTCTGCAAGGCGGGCGCCGCCGAGAAGGGGGTCCCCCTGTACCGCCACATCGCCGACCTGGCCGGACACAAGGACGTCATTCTTCCCGTTCCCGTGAGCGCGTGGAATCGTGGCCCGAATTTCGCCCGGGCCAACGAGATGAATGGTTGCGGTGACGATAGACAAACCCGCTGGCTCCTCCCCGCAGGCTTTCAACGTGATCAACGGGGGCAGTCACGCCGGGAACAAGCTGGCCATGCAGGAGTTCATGATCCTGCCCGTGGGCGCCGCCAACTTCCACGAGGCCATGAGGATCGGCGCCGAGGTGAGGAGCTCGCCGGGCCGTGGCCGCGACCGTCTCCAGCCACACTCAAAGGCCACGTCTCGCCGTAGGTGTACCACAACCTGAAGAGCGTCATCAAGGCCAAGTACGGCAAGGACGCCACCAACGTGGGCGACGAGGGCGGCTTCGCCCCCAACATCCTGGAGAACAACGAAGGTAAGGTCAACGGGCGGGCGTCCGGGAAGGCGACGCGTTGGCGGCGGCGACGTTACCTTGGCGCTTCGCAGCTCTGGAGCTGTTGAAGACGGCCATCGAGAAGGCCGGCTACCCCGACAAGATCATCATCGGCATGGACGTGGCGGCGTCCGAGTTCTTCCGCGGCGGCAAGTACGACCTGGACTTCAAGTCGCCCGACGACCCGTCCAGATACATCAGCGGCGAGAAGCTCGGGGACTTGTACCGTAGCTTCATCAAGGGCTACCCCGGTAAGCTAAacggcaaaacaaaacaagtttaGCTCTCTTACGGCTCGCTAACGGCTCGCCGGCCGACCGCGGCTTTCTCCTTCCAGTCCTGTCCATCGAGGACCCCTTTGACCAGGACGACTGGGAGCAATGGGCCAAGTTCACGGCCTCCACGGACATCCAGGTGAGCGTCCCGCGTCCTCCGCCGACCCGCGGTAGCGCTAGCCCTCGCTAAAGGAGCGACCTACCGTCAGATTGTCGGTGACGACCTGACGGTGACCAATCCCAAGAGGATTCAACAGGCGGTGGACAAGAAGGCCTGCAACTGCCTGCTGCTCAAAGTCAACCAGATCGGCTCCGTCACAGAGTCCATCAAAGCGTAAGACGCCCGCCGGCTCGGTCGCTCTTCCCGTCAAGTCTTAACCGTCTGACGGCGTGCGGCAGGTGCAAGCTAGCTCAGAGCAGCGGCTGGGGAGTGATGGTCAGCCATCGTTCGGGAGAGACCGAGGACACCTTCATCTCCGACCTGGTGGTCGGACTCTGCACCGGACAGGTGACACGCCCACGCAAAAAGCACCGCCTTCCAGCCCATCAAAGGTTAACGTTGTAAAATAACAACCAACTACGCACGTGTGTGTGACAGATCAAGACCGGCGCCCCCTGCAGGTCTGAGCGTTTGGCCAAATACAATCAGCTGATGAGGTGAGAGCGCTTCCCACTTTCTATCCTTTCGCCGGCCCACTCACCTCCCCGCGACCTTTGCCCTCCGAACAGGATCGAGGAGGAGCTGGGCGACAAAGCCAAGTTCGCCGGGAAGGACTTCCGCCACCCCAAAATCCACTAAAGACTGGGGCAGTTTTCTACAGAAGACAAAACGACAATAAAAACAGTGAAATTCAACAATCGAATGGCAAAAAGtcaataacacacacacactcacactcacacactcttcCGTGACGTCAACGCGGACGTTTGGGCGAAGGCCTACGGTTGCCTGGCGGTGAGCGGCGACCGTGTGACAAGACATCATCAATAACTAAACTATCGCCGCCGATGTCCGCGTTACGAGGCCGAGAAACAGTTTTTGTCAGCTTACGTGGCACCGATGATTAGCTCGATATATTAGCGGCCATCGACGATGATGGACAAAGCCGTCGCCcccaaataaatattgtttttacatgaagTACGAGGTAATTTAGCCATCTATATTACGACGACTTCCAACTCACAATAGCGCATCAATCACCCCGCAAAAAAGGCCCGTGACGTCAATCTGTCGAAAGGGGGCCGGCACAAAAAGGGGGGCGGGCGGGTCCATCATTAGACGCACCTTTGGGTCGGCGCCATGTGAACGCCCGGGGGTCCGCCCTCTCGCCCCCTACCGCGGGAAATATTTTACCGGGACGACTCGGTTGCCGTGGCGACGTTTTACGAGGGGGCGGGACTCCAAGTCCAGGGGTCACcatggggaaaaaagggggCGACGGTGAcggtaatgatgatgatgatgacgatggaCCTTTTGAACTTGCTTCATGGGTTTTTGAGGCAACCGGTCAAAAGTGTTTGTCAAAGTTAGCCAAGTTAGCCTTCGTAGCTAACGGCCAGAGAGATATTTCGCAAAGACCGAGGCAAAATTGCTAATGGTTGCGTATGCTAATGGCGGTTTTGTCACCAGTAAATGCactttgcaattggctggcgatCAGTCCAGAAGAAGATGGATGCATGGAAGATCTATAGAATCATGTCCAGGTGACTTGTCCTCcaaactttttgtgtgtgtgcgcacgcgCGAGTGAGAGGCGCGCAATCACCACGACGACGGCAGCTCCAAGCATGTGTGACATCACGCCACCGATTCGCTATAAAAGGTCGGCCGGGATCTCGGCCCTCAGACGCGTCCCCGCCGggaggaacttttttttttttgtcgctcGGACAGGACTTTCCGTCGATTTAGCTAAGGACGACCGACACCAGTTTTTGTCGGGATCTGCTACGAGTCCAGCACGGCGCATCCCCACGACGAGTAACGGCCAATCACGGCGCAGTGTTACTGACCTGAAAATGGATGCTTCCGCCGCTTCCTTCTTCTCCCTGCTGttcctcatcttcatcctcagCGCCGAGTCCAGGCCGGAGGCTCGGAACCGCGATGTCCAGGTTGGTCCTGGTGGTCTTTTTGTCCTAACAGAGATATCAAGTGTCTTAAAACAAATCTGGACATGAAAATGCTCTTTTGGGGCAATTTAATTGAAATGGGACTCCTAGAAACATAGCGAGAAGTCGCCAACAACCAATGGCGTGATGATTTCAATGCCAGGCAGACACGCTAACCCAAAATAAATGCAACATTTGGGAATAAACTCACCAGATCTTTGGCTTCTGTCTTCAGGCCATGACCGCACTGTTTGGCTCTCGACTCTCCTCTCTCCTCGCGGACCCCCCGTCGCCGCCCGAGGGCTCGGCGGTAAGCCCGTTCGACCCCCCGGCCGACGGGTGGGAGGAGTCGGCGTCTGCGGCGAGGGCGCGCCTCCTCGCGGGCCTCCTGCGGCGGCACGCCAAGATGAGGAGGCGCGGCGGGAAGCTGACGTCGCTGGGCGGACGCGGATGTTTCGGGCTGAAGATGGATCGCATCGGCACCGTCAGCCGACTGGGATGCTGAGGTGCAGACAAACTCTCCCCCGCCCGTGGGCTACCTCCGACCCCTGGCAAAGGCTGCTAGAAGACTACTTTTGTGACAAGACAAGCATGTGCGTAACATGTGCATTCAAGATTTTCCGATAGGACGTAAACGTGAATGAACGTTTGTCCATTTGCTGCCaaatcctcccagttcaaatggattggacgccaatgaGTGAACAAAATAGTCCAGTACGCGACAACATTCCATGAATGGATGCAAGTGTTTGTGTGATGATGATGAGCATGAATTAAAGATAACGCTCTACCAGTTGTGTCAACTTACTGACTACTACTTAGTTcacatttaaacttgattttaatgttcGAGTGTAGTGCCACCGCCGTCCACCAGGCGGCGAGTTACAGCAGCAAGCGAGGCACGGCGCGTCACGTGACGGGCTGCCCACTGTCTATCGGGTGCTAACAGTTAGCATCGGTTCTTTTCGGCACTGACCCCGCCGCGTCGCCCTCCCGCCCCCGGTTTCGGTTCCAGTCCAGTCCGGTCCCACCCGTAACTATGTCGGCGGTGCAGCGAATGAAAGTAGCGAACGAGCGTCACAGTAAAACCATCACGCAACGGGGACACGTCCAGAAAACCTCTGTAAGTAGCGACAGGCAGTTAAGCTAACTGGGCTAACGACTTGTTGTtgttataaacaaaaaaaatgtatatattgatTGACGTATGTCACTTGACGGCGAAATCGGAGTTccatacttttttttgtcttgtagcGGCCGGTGAACGAGGACAAGTCTCCGGTGGGTCCTTGGTTACTGGCGCTCTTTGTCTTCGTTGTTTGTGGATCAGGTGGGTTTTTAAAGACTGGATCCATTTCAAGTTCTCCACTCTCAACATGTGTTTGTGTTGCAGCCATCTTCCAGATCATCCAGAGCATCAGACAGGGCATGTGATGACCCTAAAGCGAAGCTGGTCTGAGATGTTCCCTGGACCTTGTTGACATATTGGACACACTGTTTTTGTTTAGTTCGTATTCATTGTTTATCAGACAttgtttcagtttttgtttgttgatgctggattttttttgtacacacaAAGCATGTGAACGACACATCCCAGGATGCTTCGCTTTGTTGATGTTCAAAGCGTGTGAAATAAAGACGATATTTTTCTCTACATGTCTCCGTGGCTAATGGCGTCATGCAAAACGAGCCGGACCGCCGCCTCGTTATCACGGCTCGGTTCATTAAGACTCGTTCGCAGTCGTAAGTAACAGCGTTTCAAAAGTCCTGTGTATTGTACAGATGGACGCATGCATACCGACATGTCAATATGAAATGAGAAGGACATTGGCCTCCGCCTGGAAGTACAATCTCGGACGGGGATCCCGGCGGCGGGTTCTACGTGGTCAGGCCTCGCCTCTCCAGCTCGCGGTTCTGCTTCAGCTCCTTGATCCTGCGCGGCGGACACGGGCGTCAAAATGGCTAGCGCGTGACTCGGGGCGCGAGGCGGCGCTTACCGGTGTCTGCAGCGTCTCAGGAACCTCATGATCTTGCGTGCGGCCTGGTCCTGCTTCTTGGTCAAGAAGGCCCCCCTGGCGAACGGACCGGGCTCAGAATAAACGCCGTGATGCTTGATTAAATGGCGCGCTCACTTGATTCTGGGGTTGTGGCAAGCTCCGCCTCCGCCGCCCGGGCCCTGTTTGAGCCTCTCGTACTCCTTGTAGCTGCGGTAGTACTGCTGGATGAGCACGGCCGCTCGCCGGCTCTGCTGGAAGCGCTTCTGCTCGTAGTAGGAGCGAAACTTGGACTGGATCAAGATGGCCGCCTGGGTCATCTTCTTGTAGAGAGCGTACTATGCAAAAAAGGATCTCCGATAAGCCAAAGGCGGTGGGACATTTTTCACGACAACTAAGAAAGACAAGTTTGCTGCTCATTATCCAGTTGCGTTGGCCAGTGTACAAGAAGCTTCTCGAAATTTAGCGCTGTCACACATACAATTCTACATCTACGGGTGGCCGTATTACCTTCAGAGCTATCCATGTTAGCtagccagagagagagacagcggGAAAGTGTTAGCAAAGGCGAAAGGGGCAGCGGCGTAGCAACGGTTCGATTTTTCGTGCCAAAGCTGACGCGCACACCTGTTTATATTTGCGGTAGCATCTCTGAATGACGGCGGCGGCCACGTCCTGCTGCTCCTTCAACCGGCGACCCTGCCCGACGCAAAGACGCTGGGCGCAAAGCTCGACGGGAGTCGGCGCCGGTCGGAAGCCCTACTTTGTATCTCCGGAAGGCGTTCTGAATGATCCTGGCGGCCTCGTAGAGCTCCCTCTGCTCGCCGTCCGTCAGGGTCAGCAGCGCGAAATCCCGTTCCATCCTCCCGTTGGCCGAGGCGTTCAGGAACTCGGCCCAGGTGGCGGACGAGGGCGGGCGCAGCCTCTGGAGGGCCAAGGCGCTGAGGGGCGACGGGGGGCGCATGCGCCTGCGTGGACGGAGAACCGTTTATGGACGGTTTGAAGGCAAACGCCGCAACGGCCGAGGGAATACCTGGGCAGCGAGTGCGCCTGGGCGTCCACGGCGTCCAGGTAGGTTGCCAGCCAGGTCCCGTGGAGGTCTCGCCTCTCCCGGAGCAGCGACTCGCCCACCCTGGCGAAGTCGTCGTGTTTGATTCGCTCTGGCGACGCCTCGATGATTTGCTCCGCCAGCGTTGTCATGTCCACCTGCATCGCGGAGGGTATAAATGTTTATAAATACcggtgaaaaagttgaaaaaaatgttaaaaatgggtAATAATGGTCAAAAAGCCCGGGGCCCATCGGTCAAAAGCCAGCGGACATTGTCGCCGCTACCGtcacctcttcttcttcttcttcgtcctcTCCCTCGTTCTCGACGTCGTCGTTGTAGCTCAGAAGCTGCTCGGCCAACGCCGAGTCCAAGCGGGGGGACGCGGCGCCCTCGCTCGGACACTCCGAGAAGATCGAAGCGGCCGGCTCCTCCGCGGGCagagaggacgaggaggagggaGACGAGGGGTAGGAAGGCGAGGTGTCCATGGGGGCGGCGGAACTTTGGCAAGGGGATGACGACAAACTGCTGGAGGAGCTGAGTCCTGGGGGAGAGAGGAAAGACAATCGGAAGCTAAACGCGGCGAGGACGGCGCCCCCGCCTCACCTGTATCCGGGCTGGTGGACACGGGCGAAGCTGTGGCGTGCGCGTACAGCTCCTCCAGCGCGTTGGCCAGACACGTGTGTCCTCGCGAGCGGGCCACGGCCAGCGGAAGGCGGCCCAGAGAGTCCGGGATCCCGAGGGCCACGCCGTTCCAGCCGTACAGCAGCTCCGCGGCCCTCCGGTGGCCCAGGGCGCACGCCCACATCTGCCGAGGCCACAACGGCACGACGGATTGACCGAAAGCCCGAGTCGGCCGATCGGGGGGGGCGGCGGGACGTGCCGTACCAGCGGCGTGCAGGAGAAGTGGTCCACGTTGAGAGGGTCCACCTCCTGCTCTAGGTCTAAACTGTCACCGTGTACACGTCTGCAAAACACGGCAGCGCTTTTATACTCCGGACGCCCTTCCTGACCCGACCCGCCCGCACATTATTCATACCTCCAGGTAATGAGCGTGTGTATCAGTTGCGTGTATCCCTGCGCAGCGGCCAGGTGGAGCAGCGTCATCCCGCGGTGACGCGTCCAATGTTGAAGCCGCTCTTCGTCTCCGCCGCTCCACCGCACGCCCTTCATCATCCTCTCGCACACGTGCACGATCCTCCTCTCGAACCACTGGGGCGACTGACAACCCGGCGCACGGGGTGAGGAGAAGACGGCCATGGTGTCAGGGCCCGGCCGGGCTCGCTCACCTGGTCGCGATCCTCGGGCGTGCGATGAGGTGGGGGCGTGGCCACGGATCTCTGTCCGCCGcgttgctgctgctgccgccgcTGCTGTTGTTGCGCCACGTCACGGGCCGCCATGGCCGCCATCCTGCGCTCCATTTGCTCTAGGCGTTCCAggatggacaccctgaattgattgtcTGAAGAATCAAAATAGCTTGTCAGAAAGTCCGATAGTCCTTAAAAAGGTGCTTTTTGAAGTCAGCGAGCAGTGCCGTGCCAATGTGAGGGTGGTTACTTTTAACGTCATCGTGCCTACGTGAGATTTGGCGTCTGTTAGGAACACTGACCGTCCAATGAGAGCCAGTCGAGCTGAGAGCTGGGCAGCGAGCTAGCGTTCCTGGCGCGGTACTCGAAGAGGACCGACGAGGACACGGAACCCCCGGGGTCCACGACCTGAAGACACACCAGACCGGCCTCGTGGGCTGCCGGAAAAAAAGACCCCGCCAAATTAATTTCGACTAGGTCTCATCGATGGCGTGCGTATTGAGCGCGTCGTACCGGGACAGTAACAGCGCAGAACGCCGGGCTGGATCAGTGAAGCCGGGACGGCGCTGTGATCAAACACGCAGTTGTAGCGCCCCGTCTGCTCGCTCCACGGTCCCGTGATCAATACTTTCACTCCACCCTGGAGGGGAACG is drawn from Stigmatopora argus isolate UIUO_Sarg chromosome 20, RoL_Sarg_1.0, whole genome shotgun sequence and contains these coding sequences:
- the eno3 gene encoding beta-enolase is translated as MSITKIHAREILDSRGNPTVEVDLWTAKGHFRAAVPSGASTGVHEALELRDGDKARYLGKGTLKAVDHVNKDIAPKLIAKNFSVVEQEKIDNFMLEEDGTENKSKFGANAILGVSLAVCKAGAAEKGVPLYRHIADLAGHKDVILPVPAFNVINGGSHAGNKLAMQEFMILPVGAANFHEAMRIGAEVYHNLKSVIKAKYGKDATNVGDEGGFAPNILENNEALELLKTAIEKAGYPDKIIIGMDVAASEFFRGGKYDLDFKSPDDPSRYISGEKLGDLYRSFIKGYPVLSIEDPFDQDDWEQWAKFTASTDIQIVGDDLTVTNPKRIQQAVDKKACNCLLLKVNQIGSVTESIKACKLAQSSGWGVMVSHRSGETEDTFISDLVVGLCTGQIKTGAPCRSERLAKYNQLMRIEEELGDKAKFAGKDFRHPKIH
- the camta2 gene encoding calmodulin-binding transcription activator 2 isoform X1, with the protein product MSNKEMVSTGHTESKGQRNKLLDCLPRSSCLPNERLRWNTNEEIASYLVSFDKHEEWLSCSLKTRPKNGSIILYNRKKVKYRKDGYCWKKRRDGKDTREDHMRLKVHGTECLSGNYVHSAIVPTFHRRCYWLLQNPDIVLIHYLNVPSLEDCGKCSPLLCAVTGRHDSVKWSRDDLLGQLKPMFHSIKCSGGGGDFSIEEMVQLILERQRSKPQPRTHACLCNGSQGGNIPHSCNSTKHRIISPKLPPSAPSPPSSETGELGGGGGDAKLPQLQARGSPASSPGPASTLSTTPPLSTVALPHNAVIVVTTSAAISGGDEPPGESLSLSRSGQLLLSPPLPPHGKPPSPCPPSPTPPSLPTPVRHTLSLTLLPSPVIGGLLLTPSSSASPPLSFPSPSLPPPSLPPPFDPDSFLNSPKRGQTYGGPLPPVARSASSPLSSLALSPTSTPPSSLSPPSSLSSSSCEADRKDSASLPPSFVLSPTSSVAPPLLPLCLELGGVEGPAVDREEERSSTSSGGAAASHLSAPSHSEDLSMETFFQAPLAKEGEGLGPDAPPADTRQEAEELEISFDSQFPDLISDIITGDANPAAPVSVAGPPVFSAGIRYVVPPQPTPSTSFLPFPHPLPSSSPLASITDFSPEWSYPEGGVKVLITGPWSEQTGRYNCVFDHSAVPASLIQPGVLRCYCPAHEAGLVCLQVVDPGGSVSSSVLFEYRARNASSLPSSQLDWLSLDDNQFRVSILERLEQMERRMAAMAARDVAQQQQRRQQQQRGGQRSVATPPPHRTPEDRDQSPQWFERRIVHVCERMMKGVRWSGGDEERLQHWTRHRGMTLLHLAAAQGYTQLIHTLITWRRVHGDSLDLEQEVDPLNVDHFSCTPLMWACALGHRRAAELLYGWNGVALGIPDSLGRLPLAVARSRGHTCLANALEELYAHATASPVSTSPDTGLSSSSSLSSSPCQSSAAPMDTSPSYPSSPSSSSSLPAEEPAASIFSECPSEGAASPRLDSALAEQLLSYNDDVENEGEDEEEEEEVDMTTLAEQIIEASPERIKHDDFARVGESLLRERRDLHGTWLATYLDAVDAQAHSLPRRMRPPSPLSALALQRLRPPSSATWAEFLNASANGRMERDFALLTLTDGEQRELYEAARIIQNAFRRYKGRRLKEQQDVAAAVIQRCYRKYKQLTWIALKYALYKKMTQAAILIQSKFRSYYEQKRFQQSRRAAVLIQQYYRSYKEYERLKQGPGGGGGACHNPRIKGAFLTKKQDQAARKIMRFLRRCRHRIKELKQNRELERRGLTT
- the camta2 gene encoding calmodulin-binding transcription activator 2 isoform X2, yielding MSNKEMVSTGHTESKGQRNKLLDCLPRSSCLPNERLRWNTNEEIASYLVSFDKHEEWLSCSLKTRPKNGSIILYNRKKVKYRKDGYCWKKRRDGKDTREDHMRLKVHGTECLSGNYVHSAIVPTFHRRCYWLLQNPDIVLIHYLNVPSLEDCGKCSPLLCAVTGRHDSVKWSRDDLLGQLKPMFHSIKCSGGGGDFSIEEMVQLILERQRSKPQPRTHACLCNGSQGGNIPHSCNSTKHRIISPKLPPSAPSPPSSETGELGGGGGDAKLPQLQARGSPASSPGPASTLSTTPPLSTVALPHNAVIVVTTSAAISGGDEPPGESLSLSRSGQLLLSPPLPPHGKPPSPCPPSPTPPSLPTPVRHTLSLTLLPSPVIGGLLLTPSSSASPPLSFPSPSLPPPSLPPPFDPDSFLNSPKRGQTYGGPLPPVARSASSPLSSLALSPTSTPPSSLSPPSSLSSSSCEADRKDSASLPPSFVLSPTSSVAPPLLPLCLELGGVEGPAVDREEERSSTSSGGAAASHLSAPSHSEDLSMETFFQAPLAKEGEGLGPDAPPADTRQEAEELEISFDSQFPDLISDIITGDANPAAPVSVAGPPVFSAGIRYVVPPQPTPSTSFLPFPHPLPSSSPLASITDFSPEWSYPEGGVKVLITGPWSEQTGRYNCVFDHSAVPASLIQPGVLRCYCPAHEAGLVCLQVVDPGGSVSSSVLFEYRARNASSLPSSQLDWLSLDDNQFRVSILERLEQMERRMAAMAARDVAQQQQRRQQQQRGGQRSVATPPPHRTPEDRDQSPQWFERRIVHVCERMMKGVRWSGGDEERLQHWTRHRGMTLLHLAAAQGYTQLIHTLITWRRVHGDSLDLEQEVDPLNVDHFSCTPLMWACALGHRRAAELLYGWNGVALGIPDSLGRLPLAVARSRGHTCLANALEELYAHATASPVSTSPDTGLSSSSSLSSSPCQSSAAPMDTSPSYPSSPSSSSSLPAEEPAASIFSECPSEGAASPRLDSALAEQLLSYNDDVENEGEDEEEEEEVDMTTLAEQIIEASPERIKHDDFARVGESLLRERRDLHGTWLATYLDAVDAQAHSLPRRMRPPSPLSALALQRLRPPSSATWAEFLNASANGRMERDFALLTLTDGEQRELYEAARIIQNAFRRYKGRRLKEQQDVAAAVIQRCYRKYKQYALYKKMTQAAILIQSKFRSYYEQKRFQQSRRAAVLIQQYYRSYKEYERLKQGPGGGGGACHNPRIKGAFLTKKQDQAARKIMRFLRRCRHRIKELKQNRELERRGLTT
- the LOC144065460 gene encoding C-type natriuretic peptide 2-like, with protein sequence MDASAASFFSLLFLIFILSAESRPEARNRDVQAMTALFGSRLSSLLADPPSPPEGSAVSPFDPPADGWEESASAARARLLAGLLRRHAKMRRRGGKLTSLGGRGCFGLKMDRIGTVSRLGC
- the LOC144065459 gene encoding stress-associated endoplasmic reticulum protein 1 produces the protein MSAVQRMKVANERHSKTITQRGHVQKTSRPVNEDKSPVGPWLLALFVFVVCGSAIFQIIQSIRQGM